ATTGGTGATTTTAGACTCTTCGTCCTCATCATCTTTCATTGGCATATCTAATCCTGGTATGATTGATGAACTACCAGCACCAGAACTAGCTGATTTAATTGATGtgtgtatcatcattgaatttagtGATAGATTTTGGTTGgctgcgaaaaaaaaattattttgaaaaaaatggatcatcaCAAAGGAGGAAAGGGTCATCAAAATCGAACTCACATTCGTCAAGatgttcattattttgaatcgattgtttcTCCAATTGTTGCAACAGATGATCTTTAAGGCAAAGCGGATGAAATGGACGACCAACGGCAGCGGGTTGTTGCTCATCGTTTCCGGCTACAGAAAAGCACACGGCATTGATTAGACGCcattcttcttcatcttcataccattcaattttgaatggCTCATTACAAACAGTACAATTACTGGTAACATCAGAATCGGCAACAACCGAACAAATTTTCtgattatttgaatcatctttattattgtttgacaTCACATTAATATTATCACAGCTTATTACTTCGATGAACTGATCGAATTCACCGATACAATCTTTAAATTGTGCAAATTTCatattaaattgatttgCACGATGTGCTGCACTACTTGGACTGTCGGctgaatttgaatcgaaaaatccgccattattttcttcaatatcatcattaacttCTTTGTAAAGAATCCATTGATCAATCGTATAATACCAAGGACGACGATGTGCAAGGGCAGCTGAACCGAATTCaggtttaattttttcacgACGATTCTGTCGAAAATGCCAATCTAAATGACGTGAATATCGACTCTTTTTTCCAGAATCAGATTCATTCGGAAATCTAAGCGAACAATTTGTACATTGAAGTCCATTATAAAGTTGATTGataacaaattgatgatattgtttaAGTTGAGACATTTCCAACGATAGATATCGTTTGGGTTCTGTGGTCTGagcttttttcattttattcgaatcattggtagttgttgtcgttgtagtTGTCGATGTTCCAGTGAAAGTTGAAACTGTTTTATTGGAGATTAAACCGGCTGCCGATAATTTAGATAGCAATGAACCAAGATCGGATAATGCCGGTTTAGCTGAAGCAGATGTTGGTTGCTGTTGGAATGACGCCTGTGTAGTAGTGATGGTTGATGGTTGTTGCATTAATTCGTTCGCAGCAATTTGTGTTGAAACTGGAGTTGAGTGTTGCATGGCTGTCGAATGTAGATGATAGGTATTGGTTGTTGGAACATTATTAGTTGGTGATGGTATCATTGTATTTGAATGCATGTTGTTAATCGATGGAccataattgaatgaaagatGTGTAGTTGTAGGTGGCGGTGGTTGCATTAATTCGGCCGAAACAATTTGTGTTGAAACTGGTGCTGTTGGTTGTGGATGATAGATGTTTGATGTTGAAACATTAgtagttgatgatggtatcattatatttgaatGCATATTGTTAATCGATGGACCATAATTGAATGGCACCTGTGTACTAGTTGGTGGTTGTTGCATTAAATCGGCCGAAACAATTTGTGTTGAAGCGGGCTGCTGCATGGTTGTTGGCTGTATGAGATATGTATTCGTTGTTACAACATTAGTAGTTGATGATATCATTGTATTTGAAGGTATATTGTTGTTAATCGATGGACCATAATTGAATGGAAGATGTGTCGTTGtagatggtggtggtagttgttgttgttgttgctggtgACGTGACATTTTTGCTTTAGCTTCATCAACCAAACGATTCCAAAGATCATAACGTGGTTCATCCGATACTTGTAGAAATGGTTTTGAAtctgataataaaaataaatgtgttTGAAGATCGGCTTCAAAATAGATTGGAACTGGTGCACCACCAAATTGAGCTTTGTATGGTCGATCATTGACGATTAATTCTCGATCAGGTAAACCAAGCATAATGCGTTGTGGATGTGGTATTCCcgataaatgaaataaatatggTGTAggattattgaaatttagACAGAAACTTTGTTCCGATGCTGTACCAGGATCAATAATCACTTTGGTTGGATGACCAGAAAAATAAACCTGTTTAGGTTCCAAAAACATTGGATCAGTTGACATTAGCTGATCGAATGGAGTATCGGCATGAACTTTGAATGGTACAACTCCGGTTGTTGGATCCAAATAGAAAAGACGACAAAATTGTTTGTCAATGAATAAAGCAGATGAACCGTATGGTGGTTCAAGAAATGGTTGATTTGgaactgttgttgttgtcgctgctgctggttgtggtggtggtggtggaggtGGTGCCGACACTATCGGAGAATTATCATACGGTAGATTATGTGATGGTGCATATGATTGAGAAACAGGAGGCAATGGAAGTCGTGTTGGTGATTGGCGAcgattttttatatttttaattttcgatGCCACCACATTATTTGGTTTACGTGGTTCATTTGAACGTTTGGTTACGGgaatatgatgattcgatCCAAGCGGTATAATATCATCAGGTGATGGTGGTATCATCATTGGTGCCATAAGTTCATCTAAtggattctttttcatttgtttgctaccaccaaatgatgatgaatgaccagaaaatgatgatgatgttggtgatgacAGTCGTTTACGTTTCGgtatttttatattaattttcttctgcatcatcattttatcatttctaccatccatcatcattattttatcatccgAAGATTTACGTTTTCGATCCAattttgatggtgatgaatttttcttaaattttttactattttcttgtttgttgttcgattttttcaataacacggatgatgatgatgttggtggttgttgtggttcatttttattcttaattttattattatgagttttattcgaattcgatgataattgattatttttattaactttattattattattattattggcagcagcagcagctgcagCTTTACTAATCAATTCTTTAcgtaattcattttcaatttgattacgttttgaaatgatatcattttgatttaaatgaattattgttGGATGTACAGTACCACCGGTGgtggttgatgattgttttgtcGCCGtcgccgatgatgatgatgatgatttattatctgataaaatttcaattttactaTTAAATACAATTCGTTGAGTTGTAGGCGATGGCGGGGTTAACTTTGATTTAGATCGTGATATTTCAATCGGTttcgatgatggtggtgcTGTCGATATATTTTGTGTTCTCGTAACAGGTATCACAATTTGTTTGACAGTTTGTTCTTTTGTTGATtgactaccaccaccacaaccaacagcaacatcatttccattttgttgtACTATAGGTTTTCTGGCCACAATTGGCCAACCAGGATCCAAAGCTTTGACAGCTACATCTAATCGATAAAGAATTTCGGCACTAAAAAATGTATTCCATGTTTGTCGTAGTTTATATAACAAAAgtcttgttttttcatcagaTTTTTCGAATACATGACAGAAAAGTTTAACAATAcgtttttgaaataattttaaataacATGAATCACGAACATTTTTACAAATAGAATCAATAAGATATAATGTAGGTAATTTAATATCCTTATTAACTTGCAATAAACGTTGTTCAATACAGTCAACAATTTCGACGGCTCTTGTGTCTTTGGATTCTTCGGCCAACATTGTTAACATTACGATATGTGGTTTAGAATTCATAACTAGATCGGATAATGATTGACGATATGCATCTACTGGATCAACATCTTCTTCAgttgcattattattattattattatttgatgaatgcaaatctccatcatcaccaatggtagccatttttttgtttttggttatccaagattttctttacatgcaaaaaaaacaaaaatcgattctatagaaaatagaaaaaaaaatataaatcaaaaagaaaattttttttcaaaatcaaatttacgATGATTTGTTTCTTAACCAAAACAATTTTCTATATAACCAACAAaagtcaatgatgatgatgacgacgacaacaacgacgatgatgatgattgtgtgtaTGGTGTGATTGCTTGATGATgcgtgtttattttttttattattattatttaactTGTATCTAAATATCTTGATgtagacaaacaaaataatgacgAAATTTGCAATCGATAAAGTGAAATTAAAAAGTGTCCTATATGTAATTGTATCTGAGAGTATTATGAATGTGAGAGaaacaaagatgatgatgatgatgatgatttatagaGTGACAGcatatgataatcaatagaaaaaaaaatagttgaaacaaaacagaaaaataacgaaaacaACGCGTGTTccaaatattaaaaaaaattgagccAGCGATTGAAGCTCTTgtgtaaacaaaaaagatcgaaatgaaatcgaatgatgatgatgatcgagcATGTACACAACAGCACcgaatcatcaccaaataaaaaacgatatacaacaaccacaacaaaaaaaataaagagaaaaagagggagtaaaaaaaaagaaaaaaaattagtcgCATTTAAATGCCGTTCATAAATGATGTACAAAATTTCTATATACTATGAATACGGTCAAAAGATGGCGTTACGTTTttctaatttatttatttattcgaaATAATTTTCCCAAAAAATGGTATACAGTGATACCTTGGTTTCGATTATCATGGCTAAACCTCAAGCTGGTTGACTGACTGGCCACTTTTCAATTGGTCATCTGATTTGGATTTGTCATCGTTTATGCTCATTACCCCATTGTCCAGATAAAACTGgtctttatattttttttgtttgtttgttgaatattaAAGTCAAGTTATAATAAAGACAACCAACCAATTACtccaatgattgaaaaaaagcaaccaccaccaccactaccaccgAACAAAAAACCATGAAATTCGACATTTACAATCGCTTCTAGGTCTAGGAAAAGTATCAaactagatttttttttaaacgatgaaatttattgcttcccaaacaaaacgaagaaaaaacgatgacCCAAAACTCTAACTTAGCTGTggtaataattaatttttattagttttttttttaaaaaaaagaagaaaaccTAGGATTTTATCTTCGAAAAGTCTTGATGGCTAGGCCATCATCCTGTTTactaaaatgatgatgatgatgacgatgatcaagATATGATTTCAACATGcgcacatttttttttaaaaaaaggtAAAAAAAGACTTGCTTGGCCAGTGTCGATggccaaccaaccaaccaacgaAACTCTGTCCACTGATGAATTGACAgattgatcgttttttttgttgttgttgttgctatcaAGCATGGTTGGTCGGTCGGTcggttgattttgtttttttttttttttgaggcGTGTCAATAGGTTTTTCTAGTAGTAgtttcaacaacattaaaaaTACACAATTGGCGAACAtgaaccaaaataaaaaatgaaaaaaaaattccataaacgaggaaaaaaataatggccaGAGGTGTAGATAACAAcgaatacgaaaaaaaaaaacattcataaacgaggaaaaatgaaaatgaaaacccaAAACTAAAACTATActgtggtgtgtgtgtgtgtaaaaattgaaaaatgcaTGACAAgcttcaacttttttttctccatgttcattatttcaattgaagagatcaatagagagagagagagagagagagagagagagagagagagagagagagagagagagagagagagagagagagagagagagagagagagagagagagagagtgagagagagagagagagaaagagagagagagagagagagagagagagagagagagagagagagagagagagagagagagagagagagagagagagagagagagcgagTGTTAGTCAAACACGagacccgaaaaaaaaaaatttttttttgcattttctATAGCCAGCCTAGCTCGCTAGCTTTTCgtatttttgcttttgttttttttttcacagcagcaacaacaacaacaacaacaacaagggaaaaaaacgaaaacccAGGGTACATTATTATCTGGgtgaataatggaaaaaaacagaacagaaaaaaacttttttgggcttcatcatcagttttcaaatcgtttttttgttttcattcatttttgtccATCTCTCAGTTTTGGTGTTCAGAACACCAATTCATAGCGTcgtatcattattattatcattatagcTTGCTTGATTTTACACTCTTAGAAAGGCAAGGCAAGGCATGGCATGGCATTGCATGTCATGACATGACATGACATGACACGACACGATTATTTGGGATATataacacacatacacacacacacacacatattgtgtttgtctgtcagattttgttgttgtttttttcacattttttttcgttgtatGGATTCGAATATTGTGAATATTcctgtttttcatttactcGTGTTgtcgattttcaatcatcatcatcatgaagcTACTAATCAGGTGGTGgccatgattatgatgacgatggtcATCAGAACATTGAAGAAATGAGGTttcaaggttttttttattttttttttgttgataaaaaaaaccaaatattCATGCATTTCAGTAGTTCATTTTggtaatacacacacaaaaactcAGTGACTAAGACTAGTTTTCAGACTATCAGACATATACACAGACCAATatctcaaacacacacacacatttggtttatgaatgaaaatactgtgtgtgtgtgtgtgtgtgtgtgtgtatttgaatGAGTGTGAAAGTTCACCATACAGATTggatgaatgtgaatggtgaaaaaacaaacgatcaAGATCTAGCTAGCCCACATTGGtaatacacaaacaaacaaaaaaaaatggacaaattcTCACAGTATTGTTAATCATATGGATGGATTCTGAATTAGAATTTGGAATAATTTTCcggaaatttatttattcatcttGATATCGGAAATTGGTGTTTGAAatggtgaaacaaaaaaaaaatttggtttcagcatttttttttcgttgtttgtttatttgttccTTTctacaatcgaaaaaaaatcaccacaatgatcattatccatAATGCTCACCCTCCCCTATTCACAACAAATGTTAcctcctctctctctctctctttcctTTCAGTATGATTTCAACTTTCAACTTTTTACTACTCTCCCTCTGTGTGGTatctatctttttttttctcgttctcACTGGATATATATCGAATGTCGTCGCTGATGATCtggtcaacatcatcatcatcgttgttgtcgtcgtcgtcgtagtcgTTGATTATTTGGTCCCTGATTATCGACCCCGAATGTCAATGATGCATTTCATTGTATATGACAGACGTATGTTGAATGTCAATACAACAGTTCATATCATTTgttcgaaacaaacaaataaacgaaCGAAATCAAACACTGTATCTCTAATGAATAATTAATTTCTAATTGATGATCTAGAATTGATGTTTTGGTCACCACACAgcgaaacatcatcatcatcgagagTGTGTAATTTGAgaattcaaagaattttaCACTCATTCTTGATTCTGAATAGAAAGAATCCCATGTTTGATATTTGACATCTGACATTgaaaaccaaataaaaaaaaagaagaaataaaGACCAGAAGTAAATTCAATTAAcgttaattgattttttttctgttgttgctgttgtttatCTTCTGGTGAGAATCAAATTCCTAaagggcaaaaaaaaaacaaaacgaaactattgatttgattaattagttggttggtttttttttggctattcaaagaagaaaacagaattccggaaggaaatgaaaaaaaaaatttttttcgcaaaaaatcgattgtatcgatcatcaaattcgatATTATCactgatgatcaatcaatcaatcaatccggACCAATATCATCACACATAATTAATCACCAttgacaatcaatttttggaACAACGAGTGAGATTGATAATGGATTGtgatattgattttgtttttcttttgcttttcCATTTGCCAGaataatcatcttcattatttaCTAATAGATAGAGAATCTAGAATTTCGCTAACTAGAATAGAATTTGGTAATTGGTAATCGAATTCTAAGAAGAAGAAAGAGTTACGAAAATTCTTATATAACACTGTGTTGTGATTgcatttcatgatgattccaTTATTTTGGATTTGTAGTGCATAGATTATTAcgctctttctctctctctctactACTTGTTCCACCATTAAGATCactgagagaaaaaaaacactctCGGGCACTGTTTTGGGTCGATCAAACGACTGCTAAGGGCATAGGACACTGGtgcgtgtttgtgtgtgtatatgagagagagaggataGAATTGCATTAGCAATTAGGTTCGTTTGTTTAGATATATGTTCAATGTGGGGTTGATGTTGGTGGGGGTTGGTTATATACAAACCATGGCCGTGGTCATAGTTTGAACTTAGATAcacaaggtttttttttgttgatggtagagaattattttctttttcatctcCTGTAAATCCAATCCTGTGTAATACACCAATGTGTGTGAATGGcttctgaaatttttttttcattcttcttcTTACCGAAATTATAGAATgtcaaagcaaaaaaaaaattctttgtgcATTGTTGAAAAAGTGGCCATTCCATTGATTCAGCAGTGTTACTCGGTCACATCTCATCAGAGCTTATGACCGCACAAATCTAACATGTATATAGTAAACACGTGTTCGGTTTCTTTCTGGTTCATGTTCATggatctctctctctttgtgTTTTTGATGCTTCAATTGTGAATGATCCaaccgttttttttgcatcctACTTGGATGTTGTTGAAACGTTCGCGTGCCAGTTTGttcactcatcatcatctcgattattattgttgttcattcacGTACAATTTTGGAGGAggtattgtgtgtgtgtgtgtgtgtatagttTGTGGCACGTGTTACAGAACTGAAAgacacaaataaaaaaatggaatgatttggccttctttttttcctttggaTCATGATCCAACTTTAATCAACCAACCATTAATTTATTCGAAATATTCCTTTTGGAATTTCGTTTCTAGCATTCTCAAATTAAATAGTatcaatttgtttaaaaaaaaaaactaaaaccaaacggaaatgaaaactttgtcattttcattctggtTCCATAACCATTTAATCTTGCGTTTTCCGCCGCAATgatctttgtgtgtgtgacgaGAAAACGAATAATACAGAttgacacatacacacacacacacacacagaaacatTGAACTATGA
This is a stretch of genomic DNA from Dermatophagoides farinae isolate YC_2012a chromosome 6, ASM2471394v1, whole genome shotgun sequence. It encodes these proteins:
- the LOC124494142 gene encoding uncharacterized protein LOC124494142 → MATIGDDGDLHSSNNNNNNNATEEDVDPVDAYRQSLSDLVMNSKPHIVMLTMLAEESKDTRAVEIVDCIEQRLLQVNKDIKLPTLYLIDSICKNVRDSCYLKLFQKRIVKLFCHVFEKSDEKTRLLLYKLRQTWNTFFSAEILYRLDVAVKALDPGWPIVARKPIVQQNGNDVAVGCGGGSQSTKEQTVKQIVIPVTRTQNISTAPPSSKPIEISRSKSKLTPPSPTTQRIVFNSKIEILSDNKSSSSSSATATKQSSTTTGGTVHPTIIHLNQNDIISKRNQIENELRKELISKAAAAAAANNNNNNKVNKNNQLSSNSNKTHNNKIKNKNEPQQPPTSSSSVLLKKSNNKQENSKKFKKNSSPSKLDRKRKSSDDKIMMMDGRNDKMMMQKKINIKIPKRKRLSSPTSSSFSGHSSSFGGSKQMKKNPLDELMAPMMIPPSPDDIIPLGSNHHIPVTKRSNEPRKPNNVVASKIKNIKNRRQSPTRLPLPPVSQSYAPSHNLPYDNSPIVSAPPPPPPPQPAAATTTTVPNQPFLEPPYGSSALFIDKQFCRLFYLDPTTGVVPFKVHADTPFDQLMSTDPMFLEPKQVYFSGHPTKVIIDPGTASEQSFCLNFNNPTPYLFHLSGIPHPQRIMLGLPDRELIVNDRPYKAQFGGAPVPIYFEADLQTHLFLLSDSKPFLQVSDEPRYDLWNRLVDEAKAKMSRHQQQQQQLPPPSTTTHLPFNYGPSINNNIPSNTMISSTTNVVTTNTYLIQPTTMQQPASTQIVSADLMQQPPTSTQVPFNYGPSINNMHSNIMIPSSTTNVSTSNIYHPQPTAPVSTQIVSAELMQPPPPTTTHLSFNYGPSINNMHSNTMIPSPTNNVPTTNTYHLHSTAMQHSTPVSTQIAANELMQQPSTITTTQASFQQQPTSASAKPALSDLGSLLSKLSAAGLISNKTVSTFTGTSTTTTTTTTNDSNKMKKAQTTEPKRYLSLEMSQLKQYHQFVINQLYNGLQCTNCSLRFPNESDSGKKSRYSRHLDWHFRQNRREKIKPEFGSAALAHRRPWYYTIDQWILYKEVNDDIEENNGGFFDSNSADSPSSAAHRANQFNMKFAQFKDCIGEFDQFIEVISCDNINVMSNNNKDDSNNQKICSVVADSDVTSNCTVCNEPFKIEWYEDEEEWRLINAVCFSVAGNDEQQPAAVGRPFHPLCLKDHLLQQLEKQSIQNNEHLDESNQNLSLNSMMIHTSIKSASSGAGSSSIIPGLDMPMKDDEDEESKITNVKIETTNDVEMAVGQQSDDGAGNTTTTTDLAGIDLKSENDDQNDLQMKEPESFEVKVEEFEITIETIVPPLETMTETSEIKSSSNISDVNDDDDNDEKLTSATTTDGVNKQQQSSESKPKRPLIVLKMKNSTSSTSMSSIPPIDEQQPTSESSNTGNVSSTINNDNEHSRDNPTDNTMDNDEKIKSASEEEDMDNNNKDIRVMTTIPDANNASDVCDDHCDDNSDDDTSKKTNDDRDKLLSNNKVQNNNDETTTTTASTTTTVSDQNIHQPLIVDDNDHNNSQVDHDHDDDRVFVVDGSNDDDAESMVTIKESSMETDQQQQLVQSLDLNDPQDDVSIDKSQPMMVVNAKSNIEPDDDDNNSNNLQEQSEIEQQQQQQQQQQEQEQSNYYTRGKEVSSLCTIM